In one Diceros bicornis minor isolate mBicDic1 chromosome 2, mDicBic1.mat.cur, whole genome shotgun sequence genomic region, the following are encoded:
- the DALRD3 gene encoding DALR anticodon-binding domain-containing protein 3 isoform X5, giving the protein MATGRLGVVETLGALNAALGPGGPVWFKETRARHLRARDFLAPRRALQARFGDGQVPERVVHAVADLQGPGVAPVLRCAPTPAGLTLQLQRSAVFERVLGAVAAYAAPAAPASPGLRVILHCPALRGAPCALRLSQLRAVLVADHLARVLQAHGVSVRLVPAVRDPHMPTFLQQLRVDWPTASERSATEALRSSALAELTPAHDREVLPPGVLGRVCLKELVEERGRTAGYDPNLDNCLVTEDLLSVLAELQEAVQRWPEDSSLGLAAAPDAGADSCMVVHVVSCEEEFQQQKLDLLWWKLDSRAPLRQKHLVCGPVKVAGAPGTLTAPEYYELRHAQVCKASALKHCGDLAQDPAWTEIFGVLSVATIKFEMLSTAPQSQVSLGVPQDQGWGDRLCGGCPPSLQLCSIPQLFLALADSGISTKGTKSGTFVMYNCARLATLFEGYRRSMEQGLYPAFPPVSSLDFSLLHDETC; this is encoded by the exons ATGGCGACGGGGCGCCTTGGGGTTGTGGAGACACTGGGGGCCCTCAACGCGGCCCTGGGGCCAGGCGGCCCTGTGTGGTTCAAAGAGACGCGCGCCCGCCACCTGCGTGCCCGAGACTTCCTGGCGCCGCGGCGCGCGCTACAGGCGCGCTTCGGGGACGGACAG GTGCCCGAGCGTGTGGTTCATGCGGTCGCCGACCTGCAGGGCCCCGGTGTGGCCCCAGTGCTGCGCTGCGCGCCGACCCCCGCAGGTCTGACCCTCCAGCTGCAGCGGTCCGCCGTCTTCGAGCGCGTCCTCGGCGCCGTGGCCGCCTATGCCGCGCCCGCCGCGCCCGCCTCACCGGGCTTGCGCGTCATCCTGCACTGCCCGGCGCTGCGCGGCGCGCCCTGCGCACTCCGCCTGAGCCAGCTGCGCGCCGTGCTTGTGGCCGATCACCTGGCGCGAGTTCTGCAAGCTCACGG GGTGAGTGTGCGTCTAGTGCCCGCTGTGCGGGACCCGCACATGCCGACCTTCCTGCAGCAACTGCGGGTGGACTGGCCCACTGCCTCGGAGAGATCCGCGACCGAAGCCCTGAGAAGCAGCGCACTTGCTGAGCTTACCCCTGCCCATGACAGGGAAGTCCTGCCCCCTGGCGTCCTGGGCAGAGTGTGCCTGAAGGAGCTGGTGGAAGAACGGGGACGCACAGCTGGCTATGACCCCAATCTGGACAACTGTCTGG TGACTGAGGATCTGCTCTCCGTGCTGGCAGAGCTACAGGAGGCTGTGCAGCGTTGGCCTGAGGACAGCTCCCTAGGCCTG GCTGCAGCTCCAGATGCTGGTGCAGACAGCTGCATGGTTGTACACGTGGTGAGCTGTGAGGAGGAGTTCCAGCAACAAAAATTGGACCTGCTTTGGTGGAAGTTGGACAGCCGGGCTCCTCTCAGACAG AAGCACCTGGTCTGTGGCCCAGTGAAAGTAGCTGGTGCACCCGGCACCCTGACTGCCCCCGAGTACTACGA GCTCCGGCACGCCCAAGTGTGCAAGGCCTCAGCACTGAAGCACTGCGGGGACCTGGCACAAG ACCCAGCCTGGACAGAAATCTTTGGGGTTCTCTCGGTGGCAACCATTAAGTTTGAGATGCTCAGCACAGCCCCACAGAGTCAGGTGAGCCTGGGTGTCCCACAGGACCAGGGCTGGGGAGACAGGCTGTGTGGTGGCTGCCCTCCCTCTCTGCAGCTCTGCTCTATTCCTCAGCTCTTCCTGGCTCTGGCCGACAGTGGCATTTCCACAAAGGGCACCAAGAGTGGCACCTTTGTTATGTACAATTGTGCCCGTCTCGCCACACTCTTCGAGGGTTACAGGCGCAGCATGGAACAAGGTCTGTACCCTGCTTTTCCACCTGTGAGCAGTCTGGATTTCTCACTGCTACATGATGAG ACCTGCTGA
- the DALRD3 gene encoding DALR anticodon-binding domain-containing protein 3 isoform X4 gives MATGRLGVVETLGALNAALGPGGPVWFKETRARHLRARDFLAPRRALQARFGDGQVPERVVHAVADLQGPGVAPVLRCAPTPAGLTLQLQRSAVFERVLGAVAAYAAPAAPASPGLRVILHCPALRGAPCALRLSQLRAVLVADHLARVLQAHGVSVRLVPAVRDPHMPTFLQQLRVDWPTASERSATEALRSSALAELTPAHDREVLPPGVLGRVCLKELVEERGRTAGYDPNLDNCLVTEDLLSVLAELQEAVQRWPEDSSLGLAAAPDAGADSCMVVHVVSCEEEFQQQKLDLLWWKLDSRAPLRQKHLVCGPVKVAGAPGTLTAPEYYELRHAQVCKASALKHCGDLAQDPAWTEIFGVLSVATIKFEMLSTAPQSQVSLGVPQDQGWGDRLCGGCPPSLQLCSIPQLFLALADSGISTKGTKSGTFVMYNCARLATLFEGYRRSMEQGLYPAFPPVSSLDFSLLHDEVCKFLVQLSMDFSSYYNRVHILGEPRPHLFGQMFARLQLLRAVRQVLHTGLAMLGIPPLSHI, from the exons ATGGCGACGGGGCGCCTTGGGGTTGTGGAGACACTGGGGGCCCTCAACGCGGCCCTGGGGCCAGGCGGCCCTGTGTGGTTCAAAGAGACGCGCGCCCGCCACCTGCGTGCCCGAGACTTCCTGGCGCCGCGGCGCGCGCTACAGGCGCGCTTCGGGGACGGACAG GTGCCCGAGCGTGTGGTTCATGCGGTCGCCGACCTGCAGGGCCCCGGTGTGGCCCCAGTGCTGCGCTGCGCGCCGACCCCCGCAGGTCTGACCCTCCAGCTGCAGCGGTCCGCCGTCTTCGAGCGCGTCCTCGGCGCCGTGGCCGCCTATGCCGCGCCCGCCGCGCCCGCCTCACCGGGCTTGCGCGTCATCCTGCACTGCCCGGCGCTGCGCGGCGCGCCCTGCGCACTCCGCCTGAGCCAGCTGCGCGCCGTGCTTGTGGCCGATCACCTGGCGCGAGTTCTGCAAGCTCACGG GGTGAGTGTGCGTCTAGTGCCCGCTGTGCGGGACCCGCACATGCCGACCTTCCTGCAGCAACTGCGGGTGGACTGGCCCACTGCCTCGGAGAGATCCGCGACCGAAGCCCTGAGAAGCAGCGCACTTGCTGAGCTTACCCCTGCCCATGACAGGGAAGTCCTGCCCCCTGGCGTCCTGGGCAGAGTGTGCCTGAAGGAGCTGGTGGAAGAACGGGGACGCACAGCTGGCTATGACCCCAATCTGGACAACTGTCTGG TGACTGAGGATCTGCTCTCCGTGCTGGCAGAGCTACAGGAGGCTGTGCAGCGTTGGCCTGAGGACAGCTCCCTAGGCCTG GCTGCAGCTCCAGATGCTGGTGCAGACAGCTGCATGGTTGTACACGTGGTGAGCTGTGAGGAGGAGTTCCAGCAACAAAAATTGGACCTGCTTTGGTGGAAGTTGGACAGCCGGGCTCCTCTCAGACAG AAGCACCTGGTCTGTGGCCCAGTGAAAGTAGCTGGTGCACCCGGCACCCTGACTGCCCCCGAGTACTACGA GCTCCGGCACGCCCAAGTGTGCAAGGCCTCAGCACTGAAGCACTGCGGGGACCTGGCACAAG ACCCAGCCTGGACAGAAATCTTTGGGGTTCTCTCGGTGGCAACCATTAAGTTTGAGATGCTCAGCACAGCCCCACAGAGTCAGGTGAGCCTGGGTGTCCCACAGGACCAGGGCTGGGGAGACAGGCTGTGTGGTGGCTGCCCTCCCTCTCTGCAGCTCTGCTCTATTCCTCAGCTCTTCCTGGCTCTGGCCGACAGTGGCATTTCCACAAAGGGCACCAAGAGTGGCACCTTTGTTATGTACAATTGTGCCCGTCTCGCCACACTCTTCGAGGGTTACAGGCGCAGCATGGAACAAGGTCTGTACCCTGCTTTTCCACCTGTGAGCAGTCTGGATTTCTCACTGCTACATGATGAG GTCTGCAAATTCCTGGTGCAGCTCAGCATGGATTTCAGCTCATACTATAACCGTGTACACATCCTAGGG gagcctcGGCCACACCTGTTTGGTCAAATGTTTGCCCGTCTGCAGCTTCTGCGAGCCGTACGTCAAGTGCTCCACACTGGCCTGGCCATGCTGGGTATCCCTCCACTAAGCCACATCTAA
- the DALRD3 gene encoding DALR anticodon-binding domain-containing protein 3 isoform X1: protein MATGRLGVVETLGALNAALGPGGPVWFKETRARHLRARDFLAPRRALQARFGDGQVPERVVHAVADLQGPGVAPVLRCAPTPAGLTLQLQRSAVFERVLGAVAAYAAPAAPASPGLRVILHCPALRGAPCALRLSQLRAVLVADHLARVLQAHGVSVRLVPAVRDPHMPTFLQQLRVDWPTASERSATEALRSSALAELTPAHDREVLPPGVLGRVCLKELVEERGRTAGYDPNLDNCLVTEDLLSVLAELQEAVQRWPEDSSLGLAAAPDAGADSCMVVHVVSCEEEFQQQKLDLLWWKLDSRAPLRQKHLVCGPVKVAGAPGTLTAPEYYELRHAQVCKASALKHCGDLAQDPAWTEIFGVLSVATIKFEMLSTAPQSQVSLGVPQDQGWGDRLCGGCPPSLQLCSIPQLFLALADSGISTKGTKSGTFVMYNCARLATLFEGYRRSMEQGLYPAFPPVSSLDFSLLHDEGEWLLLFNSVLPFPDLLSQTAALARTALGLHITARTEMVCKFLVQLSMDFSSYYNRVHILGEPRPHLFGQMFARLQLLRAVRQVLHTGLAMLGIPPLSHI from the exons ATGGCGACGGGGCGCCTTGGGGTTGTGGAGACACTGGGGGCCCTCAACGCGGCCCTGGGGCCAGGCGGCCCTGTGTGGTTCAAAGAGACGCGCGCCCGCCACCTGCGTGCCCGAGACTTCCTGGCGCCGCGGCGCGCGCTACAGGCGCGCTTCGGGGACGGACAG GTGCCCGAGCGTGTGGTTCATGCGGTCGCCGACCTGCAGGGCCCCGGTGTGGCCCCAGTGCTGCGCTGCGCGCCGACCCCCGCAGGTCTGACCCTCCAGCTGCAGCGGTCCGCCGTCTTCGAGCGCGTCCTCGGCGCCGTGGCCGCCTATGCCGCGCCCGCCGCGCCCGCCTCACCGGGCTTGCGCGTCATCCTGCACTGCCCGGCGCTGCGCGGCGCGCCCTGCGCACTCCGCCTGAGCCAGCTGCGCGCCGTGCTTGTGGCCGATCACCTGGCGCGAGTTCTGCAAGCTCACGG GGTGAGTGTGCGTCTAGTGCCCGCTGTGCGGGACCCGCACATGCCGACCTTCCTGCAGCAACTGCGGGTGGACTGGCCCACTGCCTCGGAGAGATCCGCGACCGAAGCCCTGAGAAGCAGCGCACTTGCTGAGCTTACCCCTGCCCATGACAGGGAAGTCCTGCCCCCTGGCGTCCTGGGCAGAGTGTGCCTGAAGGAGCTGGTGGAAGAACGGGGACGCACAGCTGGCTATGACCCCAATCTGGACAACTGTCTGG TGACTGAGGATCTGCTCTCCGTGCTGGCAGAGCTACAGGAGGCTGTGCAGCGTTGGCCTGAGGACAGCTCCCTAGGCCTG GCTGCAGCTCCAGATGCTGGTGCAGACAGCTGCATGGTTGTACACGTGGTGAGCTGTGAGGAGGAGTTCCAGCAACAAAAATTGGACCTGCTTTGGTGGAAGTTGGACAGCCGGGCTCCTCTCAGACAG AAGCACCTGGTCTGTGGCCCAGTGAAAGTAGCTGGTGCACCCGGCACCCTGACTGCCCCCGAGTACTACGA GCTCCGGCACGCCCAAGTGTGCAAGGCCTCAGCACTGAAGCACTGCGGGGACCTGGCACAAG ACCCAGCCTGGACAGAAATCTTTGGGGTTCTCTCGGTGGCAACCATTAAGTTTGAGATGCTCAGCACAGCCCCACAGAGTCAGGTGAGCCTGGGTGTCCCACAGGACCAGGGCTGGGGAGACAGGCTGTGTGGTGGCTGCCCTCCCTCTCTGCAGCTCTGCTCTATTCCTCAGCTCTTCCTGGCTCTGGCCGACAGTGGCATTTCCACAAAGGGCACCAAGAGTGGCACCTTTGTTATGTACAATTGTGCCCGTCTCGCCACACTCTTCGAGGGTTACAGGCGCAGCATGGAACAAGGTCTGTACCCTGCTTTTCCACCTGTGAGCAGTCTGGATTTCTCACTGCTACATGATGAG GGTGAGTGGCTGCTGCTCTTCAACAGTGTCCTCCCCTTCCCAGACCTGCTGAGCCAGACAGCAGCACTGGCCCGCACAGCCCTGGGGCTCCACATCACTGCACGCACGGAGATG GTCTGCAAATTCCTGGTGCAGCTCAGCATGGATTTCAGCTCATACTATAACCGTGTACACATCCTAGGG gagcctcGGCCACACCTGTTTGGTCAAATGTTTGCCCGTCTGCAGCTTCTGCGAGCCGTACGTCAAGTGCTCCACACTGGCCTGGCCATGCTGGGTATCCCTCCACTAAGCCACATCTAA
- the DALRD3 gene encoding DALR anticodon-binding domain-containing protein 3 isoform X3 has product MATGRLGVVETLGALNAALGPGGPVWFKETRARHLRARDFLAPRRALQARFGDGQVPERVVHAVADLQGPGVAPVLRCAPTPAGLTLQLQRSAVFERVLGAVAAYAAPAAPASPGLRVILHCPALRGAPCALRLSQLRAVLVADHLARVLQAHGVSVRLVPAVRDPHMPTFLQQLRVDWPTASERSATEALRSSALAELTPAHDREVLPPGVLGRVCLKELVEERGRTAGYDPNLDNCLVTEDLLSVLAELQEAVQRWPEDSSLGLAAAPDAGADSCMVVHVVSCEEEFQQQKLDLLWWKLDSRAPLRQKHLVCGPVKVAGAPGTLTAPEYYELRHAQVCKASALKHCGDLAQDPAWTEIFGVLSVATIKFEMLSTAPQSQLFLALADSGISTKGTKSGTFVMYNCARLATLFEGYRRSMEQGLYPAFPPVSSLDFSLLHDEGEWLLLFNSVLPFPDLLSQTAALARTALGLHITARTEMVCKFLVQLSMDFSSYYNRVHILGEPRPHLFGQMFARLQLLRAVRQVLHTGLAMLGIPPLSHI; this is encoded by the exons ATGGCGACGGGGCGCCTTGGGGTTGTGGAGACACTGGGGGCCCTCAACGCGGCCCTGGGGCCAGGCGGCCCTGTGTGGTTCAAAGAGACGCGCGCCCGCCACCTGCGTGCCCGAGACTTCCTGGCGCCGCGGCGCGCGCTACAGGCGCGCTTCGGGGACGGACAG GTGCCCGAGCGTGTGGTTCATGCGGTCGCCGACCTGCAGGGCCCCGGTGTGGCCCCAGTGCTGCGCTGCGCGCCGACCCCCGCAGGTCTGACCCTCCAGCTGCAGCGGTCCGCCGTCTTCGAGCGCGTCCTCGGCGCCGTGGCCGCCTATGCCGCGCCCGCCGCGCCCGCCTCACCGGGCTTGCGCGTCATCCTGCACTGCCCGGCGCTGCGCGGCGCGCCCTGCGCACTCCGCCTGAGCCAGCTGCGCGCCGTGCTTGTGGCCGATCACCTGGCGCGAGTTCTGCAAGCTCACGG GGTGAGTGTGCGTCTAGTGCCCGCTGTGCGGGACCCGCACATGCCGACCTTCCTGCAGCAACTGCGGGTGGACTGGCCCACTGCCTCGGAGAGATCCGCGACCGAAGCCCTGAGAAGCAGCGCACTTGCTGAGCTTACCCCTGCCCATGACAGGGAAGTCCTGCCCCCTGGCGTCCTGGGCAGAGTGTGCCTGAAGGAGCTGGTGGAAGAACGGGGACGCACAGCTGGCTATGACCCCAATCTGGACAACTGTCTGG TGACTGAGGATCTGCTCTCCGTGCTGGCAGAGCTACAGGAGGCTGTGCAGCGTTGGCCTGAGGACAGCTCCCTAGGCCTG GCTGCAGCTCCAGATGCTGGTGCAGACAGCTGCATGGTTGTACACGTGGTGAGCTGTGAGGAGGAGTTCCAGCAACAAAAATTGGACCTGCTTTGGTGGAAGTTGGACAGCCGGGCTCCTCTCAGACAG AAGCACCTGGTCTGTGGCCCAGTGAAAGTAGCTGGTGCACCCGGCACCCTGACTGCCCCCGAGTACTACGA GCTCCGGCACGCCCAAGTGTGCAAGGCCTCAGCACTGAAGCACTGCGGGGACCTGGCACAAG ACCCAGCCTGGACAGAAATCTTTGGGGTTCTCTCGGTGGCAACCATTAAGTTTGAGATGCTCAGCACAGCCCCACAGAGTCAG CTCTTCCTGGCTCTGGCCGACAGTGGCATTTCCACAAAGGGCACCAAGAGTGGCACCTTTGTTATGTACAATTGTGCCCGTCTCGCCACACTCTTCGAGGGTTACAGGCGCAGCATGGAACAAGGTCTGTACCCTGCTTTTCCACCTGTGAGCAGTCTGGATTTCTCACTGCTACATGATGAG GGTGAGTGGCTGCTGCTCTTCAACAGTGTCCTCCCCTTCCCAGACCTGCTGAGCCAGACAGCAGCACTGGCCCGCACAGCCCTGGGGCTCCACATCACTGCACGCACGGAGATG GTCTGCAAATTCCTGGTGCAGCTCAGCATGGATTTCAGCTCATACTATAACCGTGTACACATCCTAGGG gagcctcGGCCACACCTGTTTGGTCAAATGTTTGCCCGTCTGCAGCTTCTGCGAGCCGTACGTCAAGTGCTCCACACTGGCCTGGCCATGCTGGGTATCCCTCCACTAAGCCACATCTAA
- the DALRD3 gene encoding DALR anticodon-binding domain-containing protein 3 isoform X2: MATGRLGVVETLGALNAALGPGGPVWFKETRARHLRARDFLAPRRALQARFGDGQVPERVVHAVADLQGPGVAPVLRCAPTPAGLTLQLQRSAVFERVLGAVAAYAAPAAPASPGLRVILHCPALRGAPCALRLSQLRAVLVADHLARVLQAHGVSVRLVPAVRDPHMPTFLQQLRVDWPTASERSATEALRSSALAELTPAHDREVLPPGVLGRVCLKELVEERGRTAGYDPNLDNCLELQEAVQRWPEDSSLGLAAAPDAGADSCMVVHVVSCEEEFQQQKLDLLWWKLDSRAPLRQKHLVCGPVKVAGAPGTLTAPEYYELRHAQVCKASALKHCGDLAQDPAWTEIFGVLSVATIKFEMLSTAPQSQVSLGVPQDQGWGDRLCGGCPPSLQLCSIPQLFLALADSGISTKGTKSGTFVMYNCARLATLFEGYRRSMEQGLYPAFPPVSSLDFSLLHDEGEWLLLFNSVLPFPDLLSQTAALARTALGLHITARTEMVCKFLVQLSMDFSSYYNRVHILGEPRPHLFGQMFARLQLLRAVRQVLHTGLAMLGIPPLSHI; the protein is encoded by the exons ATGGCGACGGGGCGCCTTGGGGTTGTGGAGACACTGGGGGCCCTCAACGCGGCCCTGGGGCCAGGCGGCCCTGTGTGGTTCAAAGAGACGCGCGCCCGCCACCTGCGTGCCCGAGACTTCCTGGCGCCGCGGCGCGCGCTACAGGCGCGCTTCGGGGACGGACAG GTGCCCGAGCGTGTGGTTCATGCGGTCGCCGACCTGCAGGGCCCCGGTGTGGCCCCAGTGCTGCGCTGCGCGCCGACCCCCGCAGGTCTGACCCTCCAGCTGCAGCGGTCCGCCGTCTTCGAGCGCGTCCTCGGCGCCGTGGCCGCCTATGCCGCGCCCGCCGCGCCCGCCTCACCGGGCTTGCGCGTCATCCTGCACTGCCCGGCGCTGCGCGGCGCGCCCTGCGCACTCCGCCTGAGCCAGCTGCGCGCCGTGCTTGTGGCCGATCACCTGGCGCGAGTTCTGCAAGCTCACGG GGTGAGTGTGCGTCTAGTGCCCGCTGTGCGGGACCCGCACATGCCGACCTTCCTGCAGCAACTGCGGGTGGACTGGCCCACTGCCTCGGAGAGATCCGCGACCGAAGCCCTGAGAAGCAGCGCACTTGCTGAGCTTACCCCTGCCCATGACAGGGAAGTCCTGCCCCCTGGCGTCCTGGGCAGAGTGTGCCTGAAGGAGCTGGTGGAAGAACGGGGACGCACAGCTGGCTATGACCCCAATCTGGACAACTGTCTGG AGCTACAGGAGGCTGTGCAGCGTTGGCCTGAGGACAGCTCCCTAGGCCTG GCTGCAGCTCCAGATGCTGGTGCAGACAGCTGCATGGTTGTACACGTGGTGAGCTGTGAGGAGGAGTTCCAGCAACAAAAATTGGACCTGCTTTGGTGGAAGTTGGACAGCCGGGCTCCTCTCAGACAG AAGCACCTGGTCTGTGGCCCAGTGAAAGTAGCTGGTGCACCCGGCACCCTGACTGCCCCCGAGTACTACGA GCTCCGGCACGCCCAAGTGTGCAAGGCCTCAGCACTGAAGCACTGCGGGGACCTGGCACAAG ACCCAGCCTGGACAGAAATCTTTGGGGTTCTCTCGGTGGCAACCATTAAGTTTGAGATGCTCAGCACAGCCCCACAGAGTCAGGTGAGCCTGGGTGTCCCACAGGACCAGGGCTGGGGAGACAGGCTGTGTGGTGGCTGCCCTCCCTCTCTGCAGCTCTGCTCTATTCCTCAGCTCTTCCTGGCTCTGGCCGACAGTGGCATTTCCACAAAGGGCACCAAGAGTGGCACCTTTGTTATGTACAATTGTGCCCGTCTCGCCACACTCTTCGAGGGTTACAGGCGCAGCATGGAACAAGGTCTGTACCCTGCTTTTCCACCTGTGAGCAGTCTGGATTTCTCACTGCTACATGATGAG GGTGAGTGGCTGCTGCTCTTCAACAGTGTCCTCCCCTTCCCAGACCTGCTGAGCCAGACAGCAGCACTGGCCCGCACAGCCCTGGGGCTCCACATCACTGCACGCACGGAGATG GTCTGCAAATTCCTGGTGCAGCTCAGCATGGATTTCAGCTCATACTATAACCGTGTACACATCCTAGGG gagcctcGGCCACACCTGTTTGGTCAAATGTTTGCCCGTCTGCAGCTTCTGCGAGCCGTACGTCAAGTGCTCCACACTGGCCTGGCCATGCTGGGTATCCCTCCACTAAGCCACATCTAA
- the NDUFAF3 gene encoding NADH dehydrogenase [ubiquinone] 1 alpha subcomplex assembly factor 3: protein MAAAFVLRGVYRAQPALRSSSAELLWAPRRGHRLTPADDELYQRTRISLLQRESPHAMYIDSYSSRGFTVNGNRVLGPCALLPHSVVQWNVGSHQDITEESFSLFWMLVPRIEIVVVGTGDRTERLQAQVLRAMRQRGIAVEVQDTPNACATFNFLCHEGRVTGAALIPPPGGTALTVQAAE, encoded by the exons ATGGCTGCCGCGTTCGTGCTTCGCGGCGTGTACCGAGCGCAACCCGCACTGCGCTCTTCGTCCGCGGAGCTGCTGTG GGCCCCACGGCGTGGGCATCGGCTCACACCGGCGGATGACGAGCTGTATCAGCGGACGCGCATCTCTCTGCTGCAGCGCGAGTCTCCGCACGCCATGTACATCGACAGCTACAGCAGCCGCGGCTTCACGGTCAACGGAAATCGCGTGCTCGGGCCCTGCGCGCTGCTCCCGCACTCGGTGGTGCAGTGGAAC GTAGGATCCCACCAGGACATCACTGAAGAAagcttctctctcttctggatGCTGGTGCCCCGAATAG AGATTGTCGTGGTAGGCACTGGAGACCGGACTGAGCGGCTACAGGCTCAAGTGCTGCGAGCCATGAGGCAGCGGGGCATCGCTGTGGAAGTGCAGGACACG CCCAATGCCTGTGCCACTTTCAACTTCCTGTGTCATGAAGGCCGAGTCACAGGAGCTGCTCTCATCCCCCCACCTGGAGGGACAGCACTCACTGTCCAAGCTGCAGAATGA